From one Candidatus Thioglobus sp. NP1 genomic stretch:
- a CDS encoding Bax inhibitor-1/YccA family protein, whose amino-acid sequence MPTNVQTTSSSITINRTLRNTYQLLSATLLFSGLMAYLSMYLNLPYFGLLITLGGYFGLLFLVTKLRNSALGILAVFALTGFMGLTLGPIIGAYMGAFSNGSELVAMAMTGTAVIFLSLSFYAIVSQKDFSFMAGFLTAGIVVAFLAGIAAYFFQMPALSLAVSSAFILLMSGLILFETSNIIHGGETNYIMATVTLYISIYNLFLSLLHLLGVFSGDD is encoded by the coding sequence ATGCCTACAAATGTTCAAACAACTTCTAGTTCGATTACTATAAATCGAACACTAAGAAATACTTATCAACTTCTATCAGCAACTCTTTTATTTAGTGGCTTGATGGCGTATCTTTCGATGTATCTTAACTTACCTTACTTTGGGCTATTAATAACCCTGGGTGGCTATTTTGGTCTGTTATTTTTGGTCACAAAACTTAGAAATTCAGCTTTGGGAATTCTTGCTGTTTTTGCTCTTACTGGCTTTATGGGTCTTACTTTAGGGCCAATAATTGGAGCTTATATGGGTGCATTCTCTAATGGCTCTGAGCTTGTAGCGATGGCTATGACTGGAACTGCAGTAATCTTTTTGTCACTTTCTTTTTATGCAATTGTTTCGCAAAAAGACTTTAGTTTTATGGCTGGATTTCTTACTGCTGGTATTGTAGTTGCATTTTTAGCTGGTATAGCTGCATATTTTTTCCAGATGCCTGCTTTATCTCTTGCAGTTTCGTCTGCGTTTATTTTACTAATGAGTGGTCTTATATTATTTGAAACAAGTAATATTATCCATGGTGGTGAAACGAACTACATTATGGCAACAGTTACTCTTTATATTTCTATTTATAATCTTTTCTTAAGCCTTCTTCACCTATTAGGTGTATTTTCAGGCGATGACTAG
- a CDS encoding RNA pyrophosphohydrolase has translation MIDSDGYRANVGIVITNEKKQILLAKRFKQDAWQLPQGGIDKDESELDALYRELEEEVGLSSAQVTLLAKTPKWLRYELPLEHIRRRQKPKCIGQKQVWFLLKLDSSDDHISLDLHNDIEFDDWKWVDYWRPVDEVIKFKREVYEDMLKALAPILFNNEHSIPTKLSRPLQFSAIKL, from the coding sequence GTGATTGATAGCGATGGTTATCGTGCTAACGTTGGAATTGTAATTACTAATGAAAAAAAACAAATCCTTTTAGCAAAGCGATTCAAACAAGATGCATGGCAACTTCCACAGGGTGGTATTGATAAAGATGAGTCTGAGTTAGATGCTCTTTATAGAGAGCTTGAGGAAGAGGTCGGACTCTCATCAGCTCAGGTCACTCTGCTTGCTAAAACACCGAAATGGCTTCGCTATGAATTACCCTTAGAACACATTAGAAGGCGTCAAAAGCCCAAATGTATTGGACAAAAGCAAGTATGGTTTCTCTTAAAACTTGACTCAAGTGATGATCATATTTCTCTTGACTTGCATAATGATATTGAATTTGATGATTGGAAATGGGTTGATTATTGGCGACCTGTTGACGAAGTAATAAAATTTAAACGTGAGGTATATGAGGATATGTTAAAAGCACTTGCACCAATACTTTTTAACAATGAACATAGCATACCAACTAAGTTATCTAGACCACTTCAATTTAGTGCAATAAAGTTATAG
- the glaH gene encoding glutarate dioxygenase GlaH translates to MTPKNILNIGFDISNHNNNSRLQVVRLSKKTIQEFSKQIIGHDVQSIEYKPFLRFFLANCLNKSTEDTLGHYLLDTIKDRSRGAVLLECESLEASTLNGIDFIDFNILLSTAISHLIGVPNLDSMSGKFYARFSVKNEDDSDSYLRQAHRRMELHTDGTYVNEITDWVIMQKILEVDVEGGDSLLLHLDDWQDLDKFYNNPLAKQKFQWGSPASKNISYKNFHPIFINDNSDSQPRISFIDQFVEPLNIEQGMYLFEVGESLENEVNTSNVKLLEGSMIIINNYFWLHGRDKFIANKKLHRELLRQRGAFEENAGSNN, encoded by the coding sequence ATGACTCCTAAAAATATTCTAAATATTGGCTTTGATATTAGTAATCATAATAATAATTCTAGACTTCAAGTTGTTAGACTTTCTAAAAAAACTATCCAAGAATTCTCCAAGCAGATTATTGGTCATGATGTTCAGTCAATAGAATATAAACCTTTTTTAAGATTTTTCCTAGCGAATTGTCTTAATAAGTCAACGGAGGATACACTTGGTCATTATCTCTTAGATACTATAAAGGATCGCTCTAGAGGTGCTGTATTACTTGAGTGTGAATCATTAGAAGCCTCAACTCTTAATGGAATAGATTTTATTGATTTTAATATTTTACTTTCAACAGCGATTTCACATCTTATAGGCGTTCCAAATCTTGACTCTATGTCAGGAAAATTTTATGCTAGATTTAGTGTTAAAAATGAGGATGATAGCGATAGCTATCTCCGCCAAGCACATCGAAGAATGGAGCTGCATACAGATGGTACCTACGTAAATGAAATCACTGATTGGGTGATAATGCAAAAAATTTTAGAAGTAGATGTTGAGGGTGGAGACTCCCTACTTCTTCATCTTGATGATTGGCAAGATTTAGATAAATTTTATAATAACCCATTAGCAAAGCAAAAATTTCAGTGGGGCTCGCCTGCAAGTAAAAATATTAGTTATAAAAACTTTCACCCTATTTTTATTAACGATAATAGTGATTCTCAGCCTAGAATATCTTTTATTGATCAATTTGTTGAGCCCCTTAATATTGAGCAAGGGATGTATCTTTTTGAAGTTGGAGAATCATTGGAAAACGAAGTAAATACATCTAATGTGAAATTATTAGAAGGGAGTATGATCATTATCAATAATTATTTTTGGCTTCATGGAAGAGATAAATTTATTGCTAATAAAAAACTTCATAGAGAGCTTCTTCGTCAGCGAGGTGCTTTTGAAGAGAATGCTGGTTCTAATAATTAA
- the lhgO gene encoding L-2-hydroxyglutarate oxidase: MNKDEIYDYVVLGGGIVGVSTALALITKHPSKRVLLLEKEKSFASHQTGHNSGVIHAGVYYQPGSLKAQFCKEGLNETINFCKLHNIPYEQCGKLLVATSDLELSRMNELHEKCKKNKINVKVLDQKQLNKLEPNVIGLGALLVKSTGIVNYKLITKKMSEQYESLGGESILDTEVINLKEDTDKIEIITKNERFKSKYLVCCAGLMADRIARLLSIKIDFQIVPFRGEYFKLASTHNKLVKHLIYPIPDPSMPFLGVHLTRMIDGSITVGPNAVLGFKREGYNKFNFNFKDTFQMISFIGLYRVLLKNIKSGLYEMKNSLFKSGYLKEVQKYSPSIKLNDLEPYPAGVRAQAVLKDGSLVHDFLFAESRRSIHVCNAPSPAATSAIPIGRYITDKATKASNQLN; encoded by the coding sequence ATGAATAAAGATGAAATTTATGACTATGTCGTTTTAGGAGGTGGGATTGTTGGTGTCTCAACGGCACTTGCACTTATTACAAAACATCCAAGTAAACGAGTATTACTTTTAGAAAAAGAGAAATCTTTTGCATCTCACCAAACTGGTCATAATAGTGGGGTTATTCATGCAGGTGTTTATTATCAACCAGGAAGCTTAAAGGCTCAGTTTTGTAAAGAAGGCCTCAATGAAACTATTAATTTTTGTAAACTTCATAATATTCCCTATGAGCAATGTGGAAAGTTATTAGTTGCGACTTCTGATCTAGAATTATCCAGAATGAATGAGTTACATGAAAAGTGTAAAAAAAATAAAATTAATGTTAAAGTTTTAGACCAAAAACAACTAAATAAACTTGAACCGAATGTTATTGGATTAGGCGCTCTCCTAGTTAAATCAACTGGTATTGTTAACTATAAGCTGATTACAAAAAAAATGTCAGAACAATACGAGTCTTTAGGTGGTGAATCTATTCTTGATACTGAGGTCATAAATCTTAAGGAGGATACAGATAAGATTGAGATAATAACTAAGAATGAGCGCTTTAAATCTAAATATCTAGTATGTTGCGCAGGGTTAATGGCTGATCGAATAGCAAGACTTCTTAGTATTAAAATTGATTTTCAGATTGTCCCATTTCGGGGTGAATATTTTAAACTAGCAAGCACTCATAATAAACTTGTAAAACATTTGATTTATCCAATACCTGATCCTTCAATGCCCTTCTTGGGAGTTCACTTGACTCGAATGATAGATGGCAGTATCACAGTTGGACCTAATGCTGTTCTTGGTTTTAAAAGAGAAGGTTACAATAAATTTAATTTTAATTTTAAGGATACTTTTCAAATGATTTCATTCATAGGACTTTATAGAGTATTGCTAAAAAATATTAAGTCGGGCTTATATGAAATGAAAAATTCATTATTTAAAAGTGGCTATTTAAAAGAAGTTCAAAAATATAGTCCTTCTATAAAACTTAATGATCTTGAACCATATCCAGCAGGAGTTCGCGCCCAAGCAGTTCTAAAAGATGGCAGTCTTGTTCATGATTTTCTTTTTGCTGAGAGCAGACGCTCCATACATGTTTGTAATGCGCCCTCACCAGCTGCTACTTCCGCCATACCAATTGGGAGGTATATAACAGACAAGGCGACAAAGGCATCCAATCAGCTTAACTAG
- a CDS encoding gamma-glutamyl-gamma-aminobutyrate hydrolase family protein (Members of this family of hydrolases with an active site Cys residue belong to MEROPS family C26.): protein MKIGILLVGRASEDLVDKYGTYAEMLINLINSDEKLFEFKTFNILDGIFPLNHNDCDGWIVTGSPHGVYEEHSWIPIVSQLIKDIYDNKLPIFGVCFGHQLIAQALGGNVEKSTKGWGLGLHTYQINNKTNYMGNLSSEVTLNICHQDQVLSPPNGATVYAKSDFCENAGFYIKDKVLTMQAHPEFLVDFIKALLTARRDVTIPKQFVDPALIGLKSHPDSVQSNQFAETIRRFFLN from the coding sequence ATGAAAATAGGAATATTACTTGTAGGAAGGGCTTCAGAAGATTTAGTGGATAAGTATGGTACCTATGCTGAAATGTTAATCAATTTAATTAATTCTGATGAGAAATTATTTGAATTCAAAACATTTAATATCCTTGATGGAATTTTCCCTTTAAATCATAACGATTGTGATGGATGGATCGTCACAGGCTCTCCTCATGGAGTGTATGAAGAGCATTCTTGGATTCCAATTGTGAGTCAACTAATTAAAGATATTTATGATAATAAACTTCCAATTTTTGGTGTTTGTTTTGGGCATCAACTTATTGCACAAGCTTTAGGTGGTAATGTTGAAAAATCAACAAAAGGTTGGGGATTGGGACTTCATACCTATCAAATTAATAATAAGACTAACTATATGGGTAATTTATCAAGTGAAGTCACCTTGAATATCTGTCATCAGGATCAAGTTTTAAGTCCTCCAAATGGAGCTACTGTTTACGCTAAATCTGATTTTTGTGAAAATGCTGGGTTCTATATAAAAGATAAGGTTCTAACTATGCAAGCTCATCCTGAATTTTTAGTTGATTTTATAAAGGCTCTTCTAACAGCTCGAAGAGATGTGACTATTCCAAAGCAATTTGTTGACCCAGCTTTAATTGGACTCAAAAGTCATCCTGATAGTGTTCAATCCAATCAATTTGCTGAGACTATAAGGCGGTTTTTCTTAAACTAG
- the speB gene encoding agmatinase, with protein MSIDDFEDLDTDQAFTKKSLYGRANEMTYGGALSFLRRKYTKDLKGVDIAVSGIPYDAATSFRPGARFGPKAIREASVQLAELLAFPDGIDPFKTLAVSDYGDCELDYGFHGNVVSQIEAHATTILNAGVEMLTFGGDHFVTYPLLRAHAAKHGPIALVHFDAHTDSWPDEDGRLDHGTMFSRAIKENLIDTEHSIQIGIRTHNSNTKGTTILDAPWVHENGVKKVIKKIIDVVKDRPAYLTFDIDGLDPAYAPGTGTPVAGGLTSAQALGIIRGLGDLNFIGADVVEVAPAYDHAEITAILAATIAHDYLVLRAQQKNKIKI; from the coding sequence ATGAGTATTGATGATTTTGAGGATTTAGATACTGATCAGGCTTTTACAAAAAAAAGTCTTTATGGAAGGGCCAATGAAATGACCTATGGCGGAGCGCTAAGTTTTCTGAGGCGAAAGTATACAAAAGATTTAAAGGGAGTTGATATTGCTGTTAGTGGTATTCCCTATGATGCTGCTACTAGTTTTCGACCAGGCGCAAGATTTGGTCCAAAGGCGATAAGAGAAGCCTCTGTTCAACTTGCAGAATTATTAGCCTTTCCTGATGGAATAGACCCTTTTAAAACTTTGGCAGTTTCAGATTATGGAGATTGTGAACTTGACTATGGTTTTCACGGAAATGTAGTCTCGCAAATTGAGGCTCATGCCACAACTATTTTAAATGCTGGTGTTGAGATGTTAACTTTTGGTGGTGATCATTTCGTAACTTATCCACTTTTAAGAGCACATGCCGCAAAACATGGACCAATTGCTCTTGTTCATTTTGATGCTCATACAGATTCATGGCCTGATGAGGATGGTAGGCTCGATCATGGAACTATGTTTTCAAGAGCTATAAAAGAAAATTTAATTGATACTGAGCATTCTATTCAGATTGGGATAAGAACTCATAACAGTAATACCAAGGGAACTACTATTTTAGATGCACCATGGGTTCATGAGAATGGTGTCAAAAAAGTAATAAAAAAAATAATTGATGTTGTTAAAGATCGACCTGCTTATCTAACATTTGATATTGATGGACTTGATCCAGCATACGCTCCTGGAACTGGAACTCCAGTTGCTGGAGGATTAACATCTGCTCAAGCTTTAGGAATAATTAGAGGTTTAGGTGATTTAAATTTTATTGGTGCAGATGTCGTTGAGGTGGCACCTGCCTATGATCATGCAGAAATTACGGCTATATTAGCAGCGACAATCGCTCATGATTATTTAGTACTTAGAGCTCAGCAAAAAAATAAAATAAAAATCTAA
- a CDS encoding FAD-binding oxidoreductase has product MQSYYQASRNKEIEQSPLTEDVLADICVIGGGYTGLSTALYLAKKGVNVVLIESNKIASGASGANGGQVSGGMRRDQFYLEKALGFDYAKVLWKIGEKSKYHAKELIDKYQIQCDYKKGIAHPNHKQKYCDESKQYVDHMKKNYDYEDMDYLNDNEMREVTGSSSYYGGSYDEGEAHCHPLNYALGIAQAALSAGAKIYENTAASGYKVLDDHVKVITKNGSVKADRIVLACNGYLGNLEKSLTSKILPMNNYIVATKPLSDEVVKKINPRDIAFADSRFVINYFRMSADKRLLFGGGENYSQELSKNIVPIVTKPLEKIYPFLKGVKIDYAWGGKLAITLNRLPFFTTLKNDRVISAQGYSGQGVALASYSGKIISEKILGSGETFDLMAKIPRQSFPGGRFLRNPSMKIGMLYYSLLDRI; this is encoded by the coding sequence ATGTTTTAGCTGATATCTGTGTTATTGGTGGTGGGTATACAGGTTTATCAACTGCTCTTTATCTTGCTAAAAAAGGTGTCAATGTAGTACTTATTGAGTCTAATAAGATTGCTTCTGGAGCATCTGGGGCTAATGGGGGGCAAGTATCAGGTGGGATGCGAAGAGATCAATTTTATTTAGAAAAGGCTTTAGGCTTTGATTATGCTAAGGTATTGTGGAAAATTGGTGAAAAATCAAAATATCATGCAAAAGAGCTTATTGATAAATACCAAATTCAGTGTGACTATAAAAAGGGTATTGCTCATCCAAATCACAAACAGAAATATTGTGATGAATCAAAGCAATATGTTGATCATATGAAAAAAAACTATGATTATGAGGATATGGATTATCTAAATGATAATGAAATGAGAGAGGTAACAGGATCAAGCTCATATTATGGAGGAAGTTATGATGAAGGTGAGGCCCACTGTCATCCTCTTAATTACGCTCTTGGAATTGCTCAAGCAGCATTATCTGCAGGCGCAAAAATATACGAAAATACTGCCGCAAGTGGTTATAAGGTTTTAGATGATCATGTAAAGGTAATTACTAAGAATGGATCCGTGAAAGCAGATCGTATTGTGCTTGCATGCAATGGTTATCTTGGTAATCTTGAAAAAAGCTTGACTTCAAAAATTTTGCCAATGAATAATTATATTGTTGCAACAAAGCCTTTGAGTGATGAAGTAGTTAAAAAAATAAATCCAAGGGATATAGCTTTTGCAGATTCAAGATTCGTAATTAATTACTTTAGGATGAGTGCAGATAAGCGCTTGCTTTTTGGGGGTGGAGAGAACTATTCTCAAGAATTATCAAAAAATATTGTACCTATAGTTACTAAACCTTTAGAAAAAATTTATCCATTTCTTAAGGGAGTTAAAATTGATTATGCCTGGGGTGGTAAGCTTGCGATTACATTGAACCGGCTACCTTTTTTTACAACCCTTAAAAATGATAGAGTAATATCTGCTCAAGGTTATTCAGGCCAAGGTGTTGCCTTGGCAAGTTATTCTGGCAAGATCATTTCTGAAAAAATATTAGGTAGTGGTGAGACTTTTGATCTAATGGCTAAAATCCCAAGGCAAAGCTTTCCAGGTGGAAGATTTTTACGAAATCCAAGTATGAAGATTGGTATGCTTTACTATTCGTTATTAGACAGAATATAA